TTAACACTTTGTTTAAGTAACTCAAGATTTTCGTCCTTGGTTTCATCAGatatattctcaatttttgcAATCACCTTGTCACCCCTATAAGCACAAAATTCATTGGCTTCACGCCCATCTGAATGATTAGCATCTATCCTGTTTTGAAACTCCTCAAAgatcaatatttttaattctgGAGGAACATCCACTGAATTATTGTACCGATACTTGGCAGGATTGTCTTTGAGGCAGTACCTTATTAGGTTGTATTGTCCCATGGCATTAGACCACCTCTTGTTTCTAGACCGCAGAATCAACGAGATGAAATGATACAAGAGATCCACCCCAAAATTCTTATGCTTCCTCAGCCATACTATTGTCCAGTCTGAGCAAACTAGCACTACAAATGCATAAAACTCTAGCAAAATAGCTCCAACCAGTAGTATGTAAGTAATAGATACATCCACCCTCGAGTAGATGTGCTTCTCGATCTTAAAGAAAGCCACAAATACAGCAACTGTGCAAGTAGAAGTGATCAAACGAAAAACAACGCCCTTAAAAGAATGAACCAGAACTGCCTTTGTATGGAACACATCATACATGAATCCCAGCTCAACCTCAATCAATTTGAAAGCTTCATCACAGGAACTTGTCTTGATGAAGTATTGACTCTTCTGGATATCATGAAAGCTTAGGATGAGATTTGCGGGtagctttttgaaaatttcaaagaacATGTAGGCCGTATTTAGAATGCGTGCTTCTGGAATTCTGCTATCAGTTTCTACACCTTCATAGGAATAATTCTCCTCTTTCTGAGCAGCCTGCTTTTTTTCTGAACAAACCTTGAACCCCTCCTGTTTCTTTGACTTATACTCCTCCATGAATCTGGCATAGTTGGGGCCAGGATCAGGAGGAGAAAGCATGGAGTCTCTAAAATGCTCACTGCTCGCAGACATCAGAACCCAAGTCCTTTCTCCATACTTGATGATCCCagcaaaaaatattggaatTGCCATGAAATAAAGCGCATTAGTACTTGTCCATGTTGTAAGGAAAACATAGACAACCCCTCCCACCTGGACAAGTAGCCCAAGCAAGTGCCTCAGCCACAACTCATTGTCTTCCAAGGAGTAGGCAGTAATGGTATCAGGGCCACCAAGGTGCAGAAGAAGAAATGGTGCCCAAAAAACTGTTATAACATAGTTTGGGTCTACAAGACCGCCTTCAGATTCTCCTTGGTTGCTGGAAAGCACGCCGAGTGAAGCTGTTGCAACTGTATCTGCCCACAAGTAAGCAAGCCAAAGAATGATTCTGACCCAGTTCCTTCTCGAGTGATTTCTACTTTTGCCAAGCACCATGAGGATGCCTTGTAAGAATAGACTAAAAATAACCATACTTCGAAGTTCCCACTTGTTCCAAAGTGTTTTCACACTTTCGGGGAGGATTTCTATTGCCTTTCTCTTCCTTGAGAAGAACATACCAGCTACAACTGAAAAGgcaaaagcaaaaacattaGAACATCTAAAAGAGATATTGAGATATAGGccattcaataaaaaaagaaaagaatccaTAAATGAATTAGTGATCTTACAAGGAGCAAACATCATCTTTCTTTTCCAAGTCTTGAGGAGTGGCTTATCGCTATCAAGACTTGCAGGTGCAGGACCTGCCTGTGCTGGTTTTCTTTTCAGTAATGGCTAGAAGGAATGCAAAAGAGAATGTGGGCATACTGTATTAATTAAAACTAGTTTCAGATCACCTGAGTTGTGCGTGATAATTTcttttagtaaaatattattttagtctctaaattttgtaatttttttttctaaattagtTTTATCATATTGTCCATAATATCATTTATAacatttcttatataatttctattattattggagattatctcatttttaattatgatAAGAAATATAATTTCTCTAGCTAGAGTTTAATTAGTTTTaagttaatttatattttgtattattatatttaattattgattattgatttaattaagtaaatataatggtaaatttaattgcACTGTAACTTTGTAATCTATATAGTTAATTTTATAACCTTAATTTGATCCTCACGTGCATCACAAGTTCAagaagaacaaaattaaaaaaatcagattgaGATCGACTAGCTAGTCTAGCTTATTGACCTCGTGTTTCCAAATCCACACCCTCTTATCTTTCAAGTTTGtctcaaataatatttttcaataagGTATGCTGGCCAGGGAGAAGGCAGCGGACCAGCCATGATGATAGGACTGCTTACCAATTTTTTTGAGTAAGAGAGCTCCCTGTCAAAACTATACCACATGAAACTAGGATTTTTGCCCAATTGTCAAATGGTTCCTGTTATATTAACGTATAACGgtatacgtttttttttttttttatggaaaattaatatataaatagtgtGATTGGTCAAGtagtaaaattttaagttaaataaaaaaaaaaaagtagttaacatatataatatataattgaatttaaaatctTGGTATTAAGCTTGTTGCTAtgtctatatattaatatattatatgatttaaacACATGGAGGGCGTTCAGCAAAGGAAAACACAAAAGGAGGTGGGGAAGCGTCATGTATTTAGTTTAACAACTTCATGAgcactttttactttttataaatattCAACGAATTTAGTAATCTATGCAATGAAATTTTGGGAAGAGgcttgtaattcaattgattgatacttcataacattttcaagaTATCTAGAACTCAAATCGTTTGTTACCTATTgttattattgaattatcaaagtCTACATGAACAACGTTTGACTTACAACTTAAAACAGCTAATAGTCTAActaccattattttatttgggaACGATTTGTGTCCAGTAGCCAGTTCTACTGGACACGTTAGAATACAGACACatgtcaaaattttgttcatgaTCTGATCATTAATCATGGTTGATGACAAGCTGAACTCACTCTTGGCCATTGTATAAAACGTAGTTTAGAAACTCTTTAGGTTTGGGGCAAAAGAGATAATGTTGGGGTGTGGAGCTCTGCAATAACCTCTCCTATTTATAGGCATCGAACTGGAATAAGGTGAAGAGCAAACACTTGGAAGGGGAACAAAAGTATGGTCCATCTAGGCAAAGAAATTATACAATACTCTAGGGTCACAATTATTTCGTAATGGCTCCTCTATCATAATAATATATCCCACTAATTTTCCATCTTGTTGAGGTATATCTACTACTCATGCATGAAAGCACACGTGTTTAATGGAATACAAATTCTCTATTCTACCTTTTATCTTATACTTTGTACCTCACAAATTGTCCATAAattctttttactttctttataaataaacaaagtttAAGATGGAAAAATCACACATGACATACCACAATTAGCAAAGTAAAAAATGGAATACAAAAAGTgagacaaaatatttatattggATTTAATGGATTAGATTCAGTCAACTTAACATGATTGTAAAACATGACTCCCCTTGTTTACATGATTCAATGATTAATACCACCAAGTTTGCTAAACTAATAAAGTATCTTGTCCTTGAATAAAGGATTCGAGTTCAACCTGctatactaaaaattgattagtatCCTGACCTAatgataaagaataattatcaCAATGTACTATATGTCATAAATTGTAATTATGTTGTCTCtttcagagagagaaaatactATGGAGAATGAGTCTTCCCAAAAACTTTTAGATTTAATTTCAAGAattattcaactaaaaaaatttcaagacccagtacaataacaataataaataaataaataaataaataacaaaaaataaatataaaaaatagtcttatataataataataataataataataataattgaatgttcaaaaagtgtgtaaaacacctatgaacgtttagactcccaatttacaaattaccaacacaaacttattatcaaacaatgtatgtgcagaatatgaaaataaactaaatcagaattggtaaaaaaatctaaactgaaattaatcacaaccacaacagcaattaaaatgtaaagattaaggaaagagagatgcaaatacaaaaacaacacaacgatgtgttatcgaagaggaaacaaAAGTCATCGGCGTAAAATCTctccgccaccctccaagcggtcaataatccactagagaatgaagttgggatacatgaacagcagaagaccctccaagcctaatctacccagtgtacctaagccctccaagcttcttggtcCAACGAGGTTATACCGAacctttgtcttctctagcttaccggattctACTATAGCCAATAACATCAACCAAAATcaattggtcccttcctaactACTTCCCAAGCATCAAATAACATTCTCACGCACCAAATaaccttctcacagatatgggtatgatgaaaaaatgatttggctaaatgtacctctcaaggatgtaacaatgaaGAGGGTgaaagtagaggaatttgaagaatcAATAGATGAAGATTGTGGTTGAgtcaattttgtttcttctctagggtttctctctcaaaattctctctagaagctctctacaataCGTGGGTATAAGGGATATTTATATTGGTGTGTGTTTGGAATGCGAAAGGTCAGTTTTAGCCAAACAGGGCATTTTGGCCACTCGAGCTCGCGACTGGAACAAGTCACGAGTTTGAGTCACGAGCTAACTGTCTAGCCAGCTGGAGGTTTTGTCTTGTAGTGCGATAGCTAGCGTGACCCTTCAGTTCCCCctacatgcttcacacgtgtgcctcTTTTTAGCGACTCGTCAGTCGAGAGCCAATCACGAGCCCCTGCTTGAGTGCACACTCTTAAGTTTTTCTTCATactttctcacacactacccttacatgattcacacctaaatacaagggtttctaaatgttgaattacaagcaaattggcatagaataaagtcaacaaaatgattgaataaattcaatcttacaatctctccctttggctattccgtgacaaaacccttaaacaaactctagacttaacatatgagttgggaacagttgaacaaaactcactcacacctaactctataatctgtgaagctcttgaaccatatAGACAAGTGTATCCTGAAAACAACAGCACAATACGATCATTGTAAGCAGAAAACTTGAAATGTATGCGGAGCAAGTATAATGCGATCAAGCAATAATGAATAACAACAGTAAAGCATGGCttgacaataaaaaaacaattacaataaatagtgactacaatgatcattctCACAACAAATGAACATCCGGACATGCAAGCATATAAACTCAATGCAAAGAATCATTTGCATGTACAACACTAAATCAATACAATAACACAAGGTAATTGCATCAAGGATATAAAAGCCAACAAGGACACAATAGTGATGTACTTAAAGAAATGCATAACATTAACAATAAGTACTAAGCTACAAAGCATGGGTACAAAATATAAAGTACTGTTTTAGATAGCTAAGCATTATCATTAACTATGACCAAAGCAAAAGCATAGTTAATATAGCAcaaaactctttctctctttctccctctatcATATCACTCCCCCATCATGAATCATAGGAGCTGTGATGAACTTgtaacatttatacttgtaacttgaaacacttgcacaaaacacattaaaccctcaaggtaaaacaagtaATAAGatgacaagtataatgtaacaagtaaattaCGATCAAGTAAACATAATGTAAAATATATGAGCAACTTGACCATACACCCAAAACAGTTATatagaaatgactacaatgatcacataacaaagcaaatgatcatctgaacatgcattcaatgaagcacaatagcataaggaagtatgcatgttcaacacacaaacacaatgCAATGAGAACAACAAAGCATAAATATTAAAcataactcaaagcaccatacagcaaacaagaaaacaaacataaagaaacacaaacaaaacaaagttttcttattaacacaatgtcttctcccccttggtatatgcatctccccgATGGAATAACTCTCCCCCTACACACGTGCACGAGAAATAGAATTTCTTcccctaagaatgtgcacaaAAACTCTCCAGTGTACTCTCTAGAGAATACTCTcctcctttttgtcacgaatagacAAATGGTCAAGGAGAAACGAGGGCAAGAGATGAAGGAACGAACAATGACAATGATGCATGAGGGATGcgagatgaatgagaaaatgaagctcaaaccTAAGACAAAACAAAATGCTACAAAACATAAggtaaacatgacatgctagGATGATGAAACAAGGTATAGAACAATGCATGATAAGGGTAGTAAACGTGTgtgcaagaggtggctatgtgC
The sequence above is drawn from the Castanea sativa cultivar Marrone di Chiusa Pesio chromosome 5, ASM4071231v1 genome and encodes:
- the LOC142634557 gene encoding uncharacterized protein LOC142634557; the protein is MVLSNAALRSSSYWQPPSQDAYKLNFDAAVFSDLECSGVGVIIRNSAGEVMAGMSAKGEYVHNSDEAEALGCRKALEFSMEAEFSNLVIEGDNSNVMRAIASSAINNSLYGHIVDDIRHYISGRQSFSCVKREGNMVAHSLARFARNIVDDLYWMENEPSPTPLLKRKPAQAGPAPASLDSDKPLLKTWKRKMMFAPFVAGMFFSRKRKAIEILPESVKTLWNKWELRSMVIFSLFLQGILMVLGKSRNHSRRNWVRIILWLAYLWADTVATASLGVLSSNQGESEGGLVDPNYVITVFWAPFLLLHLGGPDTITAYSLEDNELWLRHLLGLLVQVGGVVYVFLTTWTSTNALYFMAIPIFFAGIIKYGERTWVLMSASSEHFRDSMLSPPDPGPNYARFMEEYKSKKQEGFKVCSEKKQAAQKEENYSYEGVETDSRIPEARILNTAYMFFEIFKKLPANLILSFHDIQKSQYFIKTSSCDEAFKLIEVELGFMYDVFHTKAVLVHSFKGVVFRLITSTCTVAVFVAFFKIEKHIYSRVDVSITYILLVGAILLEFYAFVVLVCSDWTIVWLRKHKNFGVDLLYHFISLILRSRNKRWSNAMGQYNLIRYCLKDNPAKYRYNNSVDVPPELKILIFEEFQNRIDANHSDGREANEFCAYRGDKICAIIGIRKKKSSSMCDSYCKASKLLSDYMMHLLVMCPFMLPNGIGETRVRDTCAEARGFFKERKSITNVTQACLNLKEVNTEIPPSDVKGDRSKSVLFDACRLAKSLQFLENNSRIENKWKLVEQVWVEMLSYAASHCGWQNHAQQLRRGGELLTHVWLLMAHFGFTEQYQISTGYAKVKLIVQ